A window of the Pseudomonas gozinkensis genome harbors these coding sequences:
- the atpD gene encoding F0F1 ATP synthase subunit beta has protein sequence MSSGRIVQIIGAVIDVEFPRDSVPSIYDALKVQGAETTLEVQQQLGDGVVRTIAMGSTEGLKRGLDVNNTGAAISVPVGKATLGRIMDVLGNPIDEAGPIGEEERWGIHRAAPSFAEQAGGNELLETGIKVIDLVCPFAKGGKVGLFGGAGVGKTVNMMELIRNIAIEHSGYSVFAGVGERTREGNDFYHEMKDSNVLDKVALVYGQMNEPPGNRLRVALTGLTMAEKFRDEGNDVLLFVDNIYRYTLAGTEVSALLGRMPSAVGYQPTLAEEMGVLQERITSTKQGSITSIQAVYVPADDLTDPSPATTFAHLDATVVLSRDIASLGIYPAVDPLDSTSRQLDPNVIGNDHYETARGVQYVLQRYKELKDIIAILGMDELSEADKQLVNRARKIQRFLSQPFFVAEVFTGASGKYVSLKDTIAGFKGILNGDYDHLPEQAFYMVGGIEEAIEKAKKL, from the coding sequence ATGAGTAGCGGACGTATCGTTCAAATCATCGGCGCCGTTATCGACGTGGAATTCCCACGCGACAGCGTACCGAGCATCTACGACGCCTTGAAGGTTCAAGGCGCCGAAACCACTCTGGAAGTTCAGCAGCAGCTGGGCGACGGCGTGGTTCGTACCATTGCGATGGGCTCCACCGAAGGCTTGAAGCGCGGTCTGGACGTCAACAACACTGGCGCAGCCATCTCCGTACCGGTCGGTAAAGCGACTCTGGGCCGGATCATGGACGTACTGGGCAACCCGATCGACGAAGCTGGTCCGATCGGCGAAGAAGAGCGCTGGGGTATCCACCGCGCCGCTCCTTCCTTCGCTGAACAAGCCGGTGGCAACGAGCTGCTGGAAACAGGCATCAAGGTTATCGACCTGGTTTGCCCGTTCGCCAAGGGCGGTAAAGTCGGTCTGTTCGGTGGTGCCGGTGTAGGCAAGACCGTAAACATGATGGAACTGATCCGTAACATCGCCATCGAGCACAGCGGTTATTCCGTGTTCGCCGGTGTGGGTGAGCGTACTCGTGAGGGTAACGACTTCTACCACGAGATGAAGGACTCCAACGTTCTCGACAAGGTAGCCCTGGTCTACGGTCAGATGAACGAGCCACCGGGAAACCGTCTGCGCGTAGCGCTGACCGGTCTGACCATGGCCGAGAAGTTCCGTGACGAAGGTAACGACGTTCTGCTGTTCGTCGACAACATCTATCGTTACACCCTGGCCGGTACCGAAGTATCCGCACTGCTGGGCCGTATGCCTTCGGCAGTAGGTTACCAGCCGACCCTGGCTGAAGAGATGGGCGTGCTGCAAGAGCGCATCACTTCGACCAAGCAAGGTTCGATTACTTCGATCCAGGCCGTATACGTACCAGCGGACGACTTGACTGACCCGTCGCCAGCGACCACGTTTGCTCACCTGGACGCCACCGTCGTTCTGTCCCGTGACATCGCTTCCCTGGGTATCTACCCGGCGGTAGACCCACTGGACTCGACTTCGCGTCAGCTGGACCCGAACGTGATCGGCAACGATCACTACGAGACCGCTCGTGGTGTTCAGTACGTGCTGCAGCGTTACAAAGAGCTGAAGGACATCATCGCGATCCTGGGTATGGACGAGCTGTCGGAAGCCGACAAGCAGTTGGTAAACCGTGCTCGTAAGATCCAGCGCTTCTTGTCGCAGCCGTTCTTCGTGGCTGAAGTCTTCACCGGTGCTTCGGGTAAATATGTTTCCCTGAAAGACACCATTGCTGGCTTCAAAGGCATCCTCAACGGTGACTACGACCACCTGCCAGAACAAGCGTTCTACATGGTCGGCGGCATCGAAGAAGCGATCGAGAAAGCCAAGAAACTGTAA
- the atpG gene encoding F0F1 ATP synthase subunit gamma, translating to MAGAKEIRSKIASIKSTQKITSAMEKVAVSKMRKAQMRMAASRPYAERIRQVIGHLANANPEYRHPFMIDREVKRVGYVVVSSDRGLCGGLNTNLFKALVKDMAVNRENGVEIDLCVVGSKGAAFFRNFGGNVVAAISHLGEEPSINDLIGSVKVMLDAYLDGRIDRLSVVSNKFINTMTQQPTVEQLIPLVATPDQELKHHWDYLYEPDAKELLDGLMVRYVESQVYQAVVENNAAEQAARMIAMKNATDNAGDLISDLQLIYNKARQAAITQEISEIVGGAAAV from the coding sequence ATGGCAGGCGCAAAAGAGATTCGCAGTAAGATTGCGAGCATCAAAAGCACGCAAAAAATTACCAGCGCCATGGAAAAAGTGGCGGTCAGCAAAATGCGCAAGGCACAAATGCGCATGGCTGCTAGCCGTCCTTATGCGGAGCGTATCCGCCAGGTAATTGGGCATCTGGCCAACGCCAACCCGGAATACCGCCACCCGTTCATGATCGATCGCGAAGTAAAGCGCGTCGGTTATGTCGTGGTGAGCAGTGACCGTGGTCTGTGCGGCGGCTTGAACACCAACCTGTTCAAGGCCCTGGTCAAGGACATGGCGGTAAACCGCGAAAACGGCGTCGAGATCGATCTGTGTGTCGTTGGTAGCAAGGGTGCGGCCTTTTTCCGCAACTTCGGCGGTAACGTCGTTGCAGCTATCAGCCACCTGGGTGAAGAGCCGTCGATCAATGATCTGATCGGCAGCGTCAAGGTGATGCTGGATGCCTACCTGGACGGCCGTATCGACCGCCTGTCCGTGGTATCCAACAAGTTCATCAACACCATGACACAACAGCCTACCGTGGAGCAGTTGATTCCACTGGTGGCAACCCCGGATCAGGAACTCAAGCACCACTGGGACTACCTCTACGAACCAGACGCCAAAGAGCTGCTTGACGGCTTGATGGTGCGTTACGTGGAGTCGCAGGTGTACCAGGCGGTGGTCGAGAACAACGCGGCTGAACAGGCTGCGCGGATGATCGCGATGAAGAACGCTACCGACAACGCCGGTGATTTGATCAGCGATTTGCAGCTGATCTACAACAAGGCGCGTCAGGCTGCGATCACCCAAGAGATCTCGGAAATCGTCGGCGGCGCTGCCGCGGTTTAA
- the atpA gene encoding F0F1 ATP synthase subunit alpha yields MQQLNPSEISEIIKGRIEKLDVTSQARNEGTVVSVSDGIVRIHGLADVMYGEMIEFPGGVYGMALNLEQDSVGAVVLGAYTSLAEGMSAKCTGRILEVPVGKELLGRVVDALGNPVDGKGPLGNTETDAVEKVAPGVIWRKSVDQPVQTGYKAVDAMIPVGRGQRELIIGDRQIGKTALAIDAIINQKDSGIFCVYVAIGQKQSTIANVVRKLEENGALANTIIVAASASESAALQFLAPYSGCTMGEFFRDRGEDALIVYDDLSKQAVAYRQISLLLRRPPGREAYPGDVFYLHSRLLERASRVSEEYVEKFTNGAVTGKTGSLTALPIIETQAGDVSAFVPTNVISITDGQIFLESAMFNSGIRPAVNAGVSVSRVGGAAQTKIIKKLSGGIRTALAQYRELAAFAQFASDLDEATRKQLEHGQRVTELMKQKQYAPMSIADMALSLYAAERGFLTDIEIAKIGSFEQALIAFFNRDHADLMAKINVKGDFNDEIDAGLKAGIEKFKATQTW; encoded by the coding sequence ATGCAGCAACTCAATCCTTCCGAAATAAGTGAAATTATCAAGGGCCGCATCGAAAAGCTCGATGTGACCTCCCAAGCCCGTAACGAAGGCACTGTCGTCAGCGTATCTGACGGTATCGTGCGGATTCACGGTCTGGCCGACGTCATGTACGGCGAGATGATCGAGTTTCCGGGCGGCGTCTACGGTATGGCCCTCAACCTGGAGCAAGACTCCGTAGGTGCCGTTGTACTGGGCGCGTACACCAGTCTGGCTGAAGGCATGAGCGCCAAGTGCACCGGCCGCATCCTCGAAGTTCCGGTTGGTAAGGAACTGCTGGGTCGCGTTGTCGACGCACTGGGTAACCCTGTTGACGGCAAAGGTCCACTGGGCAACACCGAGACCGACGCGGTCGAGAAAGTTGCTCCGGGCGTGATCTGGCGTAAGTCGGTAGACCAGCCTGTACAGACTGGCTACAAGGCTGTCGATGCCATGATCCCTGTCGGCCGTGGCCAGCGTGAGCTGATCATCGGTGACCGTCAGATCGGTAAAACCGCTCTGGCGATCGACGCGATCATCAATCAGAAAGACAGCGGCATTTTCTGCGTCTACGTGGCAATCGGTCAGAAGCAATCGACCATCGCCAACGTGGTTCGCAAGCTGGAAGAAAACGGTGCACTGGCTAACACCATCATCGTTGCAGCGAGCGCTTCGGAATCTGCAGCACTGCAATTCCTGGCTCCGTACTCCGGTTGCACCATGGGTGAATTCTTCCGCGACCGCGGTGAAGACGCGCTGATCGTTTATGACGATCTGTCCAAGCAAGCAGTGGCTTACCGCCAGATTTCCCTGCTGCTGCGCCGTCCACCAGGCCGTGAAGCTTACCCGGGCGACGTGTTCTATCTCCACTCCCGTCTGCTGGAGCGCGCATCCCGCGTTTCGGAAGAGTACGTAGAGAAGTTCACCAACGGCGCAGTGACCGGCAAAACCGGTTCCCTGACCGCACTGCCGATCATCGAAACCCAGGCTGGCGACGTTTCCGCGTTCGTTCCGACCAACGTGATTTCCATCACCGACGGTCAGATCTTCCTGGAATCGGCCATGTTCAACTCGGGCATCCGCCCTGCAGTGAACGCCGGTGTTTCGGTATCCCGTGTGGGTGGTGCCGCTCAGACCAAGATCATCAAGAAGCTGTCCGGTGGTATCCGTACCGCTCTGGCTCAGTACCGTGAACTGGCGGCATTCGCCCAGTTCGCTTCTGACCTGGACGAAGCGACCCGCAAGCAACTTGAGCATGGTCAGCGCGTTACCGAGCTGATGAAGCAGAAGCAATACGCACCTATGTCGATCGCTGACATGGCGCTGTCGCTGTATGCCGCTGAGCGTGGGTTCCTGACTGACATTGAAATCGCCAAGATCGGCAGCTTCGAACAAGCGCTGATTGCTTTCTTCAACCGCGATCACGCCGATTTGATGGCGAAGATCAACGTTAAAGGTGACTTCAATGACGAAATCGACGCTGGCCTGAAGGCTGGTATCGAGAAGTTCAAGGCCACCCAAACCTGGTAA
- a CDS encoding F0F1 ATP synthase subunit delta, with product MAELTTLARPYAKAAFEHAQAHQQLANWSAMLGLAAAVSQDDTMQRVLKAPRLTSAEKAATFIDVCGDKFDAKAQNFINVVAENDRLPLLPEIAALFDLYKAEQEKSVDVEVTSAFALNQEQQDKLAKVLSARLNREVRLQVAEDAALIGGVVIRAGDLVIDGSIRGKIAKLAEALKS from the coding sequence ATGGCAGAACTGACCACGTTGGCCCGACCTTACGCTAAGGCGGCCTTCGAGCACGCTCAGGCCCACCAGCAACTGGCCAATTGGTCAGCCATGCTCGGCCTGGCTGCAGCGGTGTCGCAAGACGACACCATGCAGCGCGTGCTCAAGGCCCCGCGACTGACGAGCGCAGAAAAGGCCGCCACGTTCATTGACGTGTGCGGCGACAAGTTTGATGCCAAGGCACAGAACTTCATCAATGTCGTTGCCGAAAACGACCGTCTCCCGCTTCTGCCGGAGATCGCCGCTCTTTTCGACCTGTACAAGGCCGAACAAGAGAAATCGGTAGACGTTGAAGTGACCAGTGCTTTTGCATTGAACCAAGAACAGCAAGACAAACTCGCCAAGGTTCTCAGTGCACGACTCAACCGGGAAGTGCGCCTGCAAGTTGCGGAGGATGCTGCCCTTATAGGTGGTGTCGTTATCCGCGCCGGCGACCTGGTTATCGATGGCTCGATTCGCGGCAAAATCGCGAAACTTGCCGAAGCATTGAAATCTTGA
- a CDS encoding F0F1 ATP synthase subunit B, which translates to MNINATLIGQSVAFLIFVLFCMKFVWPPVIAALHERQKKIADGLDAASRAARDLELAQEKAGQQLREAKAQAAEIIEQAKKRGNQIVEEAVEKARVDADRVKVQAQAEIEQELNSVKDKLRAQVGLLAVGGAEKILGATIDQNAHAELVNQLAAEI; encoded by the coding sequence GTGAACATTAATGCGACCCTGATTGGCCAGTCCGTTGCGTTCCTGATTTTTGTACTGTTCTGCATGAAGTTCGTATGGCCTCCGGTCATCGCCGCTCTGCACGAACGTCAAAAGAAGATCGCTGATGGTCTGGACGCTGCCAGCCGTGCAGCTCGCGACCTGGAGTTGGCCCAAGAAAAAGCGGGTCAGCAACTGCGCGAAGCGAAAGCTCAGGCAGCTGAAATCATCGAGCAAGCCAAGAAACGCGGTAACCAGATTGTCGAAGAGGCCGTTGAAAAGGCCCGCGTCGACGCTGACCGTGTGAAGGTTCAGGCTCAAGCCGAGATCGAACAGGAACTGAACAGTGTCAAAGACAAGCTGCGCGCCCAAGTGGGCTTGCTGGCTGTCGGCGGCGCCGAGAAGATCCTGGGTGCCACAATCGATCAAAACGCGCACGCAGAGCTGGTTAACCAACTGGCTGCTGAAATCTAA
- the atpE gene encoding F0F1 ATP synthase subunit C, with translation METVVGLTAIAVALLIGLGALGTAIGFGLLGGKFLEGAARQPEMVPMLQVKMFIVAGLLDAVTMIGVGIALFFTFANPFVGQIAG, from the coding sequence ATGGAAACTGTAGTTGGTCTAACCGCTATCGCTGTTGCACTGTTGATCGGCCTGGGCGCACTGGGTACCGCAATTGGTTTCGGCCTGCTGGGCGGCAAGTTCCTGGAAGGCGCAGCGCGTCAGCCAGAAATGGTTCCAATGCTGCAAGTTAAAATGTTCATCGTTGCCGGTCTGCTCGACGCCGTAACCATGATCGGTGTTGGTATCGCTCTGTTCTTCACCTTTGCGAACCCGTTCGTTGGTCAAATCGCTGGCTAA
- the atpB gene encoding F0F1 ATP synthase subunit A, with product MAETTASGYIQHHLQNLTFGQLPNGGWGFAHTAAEAKEMGFWAFHVDTLGWSVALGLIFVLLFRMAAKKATSGQPGALQNFVEVLVEFVDGSVKDSFHGRSPVIAPLALTIFVWVFLMNAVDLVPVDWIPQLAILISGDHHIPFRAVSTTDPNATLGMAFSVFALIIFYSIKVKGLGGFIGELTLHPFGSKNIFVQALLIPVNFLLEFVTLIAKPISLALRLFGNMYAGELVFILIAVMFGSGLLWLSGLGVVLQWAWAVFHILIITLQAFIFMMLTIVYLSMAHEENH from the coding sequence ATGGCAGAAACAACCGCTTCGGGCTATATCCAGCACCACTTGCAGAACCTGACCTTCGGTCAGCTACCCAACGGCGGCTGGGGCTTTGCCCACACCGCAGCAGAAGCCAAGGAAATGGGCTTCTGGGCTTTCCACGTCGATACCCTCGGCTGGTCGGTCGCGCTGGGTCTGATCTTCGTTCTTCTTTTCCGCATGGCGGCCAAGAAGGCGACTTCCGGTCAGCCGGGTGCACTGCAGAACTTCGTTGAAGTCCTGGTCGAATTCGTCGATGGCAGCGTGAAAGACAGCTTCCATGGCCGTAGCCCGGTGATCGCACCGCTGGCACTGACCATCTTCGTCTGGGTGTTCCTGATGAACGCCGTCGACCTGGTACCGGTCGACTGGATTCCTCAGCTGGCCATCCTGATCTCCGGCGATCACCACATCCCGTTCCGCGCCGTGTCGACTACCGACCCGAACGCGACGCTGGGCATGGCGTTCTCGGTTTTCGCACTGATCATTTTCTATAGCATCAAGGTCAAGGGCCTCGGCGGCTTCATCGGCGAGCTGACCCTGCACCCGTTCGGCAGCAAGAACATCTTCGTTCAGGCGCTGCTGATTCCGGTGAACTTCCTGCTGGAATTCGTGACTCTGATCGCCAAACCGATCTCTCTGGCTCTGCGTCTGTTCGGCAACATGTATGCCGGCGAGCTGGTGTTCATCCTGATCGCTGTGATGTTCGGCAGCGGTCTGCTCTGGCTGAGCGGCCTGGGCGTTGTCCTGCAGTGGGCGTGGGCTGTGTTCCACATCCTGATCATCACCCTGCAGGCGTTCATCTTCATGATGCTGACCATCGTCTACCTGTCGATGGCGCACGAAGAAAACCATTAA
- a CDS encoding F0F1 ATP synthase subunit I — METRKPNRLPFHRLAVFPVLMAQFVILLIAALALWQWHGVVAGYSGLCGGLIALLPNVYFAHKAFRFSGARAAQSIVRSFYAGEAGKLILTAVLFALVFAGVKPLAPIAVFGAFVLTQSVSWFAPLLMRTRLSRP; from the coding sequence ATGGAAACCCGCAAGCCAAACCGCCTGCCGTTCCATCGCCTGGCGGTTTTTCCGGTGTTGATGGCTCAATTTGTCATTTTGCTCATTGCCGCTTTGGCGCTCTGGCAATGGCACGGAGTCGTTGCCGGATACTCGGGACTTTGCGGAGGCCTGATAGCCTTGCTGCCCAATGTTTATTTCGCTCACAAGGCATTTCGGTTTTCCGGCGCCCGAGCAGCCCAGTCCATCGTCCGGTCTTTCTATGCCGGCGAGGCAGGCAAACTGATTTTGACGGCAGTGCTGTTTGCACTGGTGTTTGCAGGTGTGAAGCCACTGGCGCCGATCGCTGTATTCGGCGCCTTCGTGCTGACTCAGTCGGTCAGCTGGTTCGCTCCCCTGCTGATGAGAACAAGACTTTCGAGACCTTAG